A DNA window from Polyangium spumosum contains the following coding sequences:
- a CDS encoding DUF2325 domain-containing protein — MRIGWIGGVERYEVQLERLAKAAGHELEYHRGDVRGRGAQTLEGLVERCQLIVIVTETNSHGAVQLARKLARQRGRGTLLLRKSGIARFGRLLEAIDQATAQGFFRADGSMRTGYEAALLGA; from the coding sequence ATGCGTATTGGATGGATTGGGGGAGTCGAGCGATACGAGGTGCAGCTCGAGCGGCTGGCGAAGGCGGCCGGTCACGAGCTCGAGTATCACCGCGGCGACGTCCGAGGCCGCGGCGCGCAGACGCTCGAGGGGCTCGTGGAGCGTTGCCAGCTCATCGTGATCGTGACCGAGACGAACAGCCACGGCGCCGTCCAGCTCGCGCGCAAGCTCGCGCGTCAGCGTGGCCGCGGGACACTTTTGCTGCGCAAGAGCGGCATCGCCCGCTTCGGGCGCCTGCTCGAGGCCATCGACCAGGCGACGGCGCAGGGCTTCTTCCGGGCCGACGGCTCGATGCGCACGGGTTACGAGGCGGCGCTGCTCGGGGCTTGA
- a CDS encoding PilZ domain-containing protein gives MSMRGAEDSATNTTATSGTPERRAGHHRVHFEALVAVGEAKGSGGFEAESIDVSPEGMRLRTAYLPQIGDKLVCRFEGDAGEVVADGEVIWRREAPRGGEFGLRFVSFDSPDAEATLRSLCQELGGPDEASAGVGAMGIPGTRVRLHIEGLGSPMKARVREATGGEVLVGSNLEFLKVGRSLELEDMDHGDKRAATVDAVKVEVDPSTKVPQLVVSLRFGEAKESKKVAAPAKAPEKETSKETGKESSSLALGALIKRTTPGVGAVGKTEISPSGGEAKEARAEEPSSPPAPSLASGQKKESRSMPPVTRPSASEASAALREEAKAEDEDVSEANDPSLDSPAVGGAKKDFSAALRGATEKAKGATKAAFGAIGPAAAGLGTKAKGAMSGLFASIRKRRGAEAAEPEEARATRRTTAAPPTGALRAAGKRLVRDKEEVETTEATQKPRSSTKAALMGSALGLASVLVLVGAIRLIGAWRSPDAAPQGTEANAAAATAALPAPTVANTAAGDPNAVPSVNVPLFGATPLSTTEPVPAMPTEPDGTVAEAPPEGGAQLAAAGDEGEGEDDAEATETQGDGKQFGKGTVRSPIMLRLKVDGPIETVNGASGAMGFTVSLPGRRALSSATELARKDKRIAAINVVNTAAGAEISLQFKDGVPAYLAKAKGNRLDIALGTDAKKKVAKAGESKKKKKGTLKKKVAAKKKAGDKKKP, from the coding sequence ATGAGCATGCGAGGCGCAGAAGACTCGGCGACGAACACGACGGCCACCAGCGGGACGCCGGAGAGGCGCGCGGGCCACCACCGGGTTCACTTCGAGGCGCTGGTGGCCGTGGGCGAGGCCAAGGGGAGCGGCGGCTTCGAAGCCGAGTCGATCGACGTCTCGCCCGAAGGCATGCGCCTGCGCACGGCCTACCTCCCGCAGATCGGCGACAAGCTCGTCTGCCGGTTCGAAGGAGACGCCGGCGAGGTCGTCGCCGACGGTGAGGTGATCTGGCGACGCGAGGCGCCCCGCGGCGGCGAGTTCGGCCTGCGCTTCGTGAGCTTCGACAGCCCGGACGCGGAGGCGACGCTGCGCAGCCTGTGCCAGGAGCTCGGCGGCCCGGACGAAGCGAGCGCGGGCGTCGGCGCGATGGGGATCCCCGGGACACGCGTGCGGCTGCACATCGAGGGGCTCGGCTCGCCCATGAAGGCGCGGGTGCGGGAAGCGACGGGCGGCGAGGTGCTGGTGGGCTCGAACCTGGAGTTCCTCAAGGTGGGCCGCTCGCTCGAGCTCGAAGACATGGACCACGGCGACAAACGCGCCGCGACGGTCGACGCCGTGAAGGTGGAGGTCGACCCGTCGACGAAGGTGCCGCAGCTCGTGGTGTCGCTGCGCTTCGGCGAGGCGAAGGAGTCGAAGAAGGTCGCCGCCCCGGCGAAGGCGCCCGAGAAGGAGACGAGCAAGGAGACGGGCAAGGAGAGCTCGTCCCTCGCGCTCGGCGCGCTGATCAAGCGCACGACGCCGGGCGTGGGCGCGGTCGGGAAGACCGAGATCAGCCCGAGCGGAGGCGAGGCGAAGGAGGCGCGCGCAGAGGAGCCGTCGTCGCCGCCGGCGCCGTCGCTCGCGAGCGGGCAGAAGAAGGAGTCGCGATCGATGCCGCCCGTCACGCGGCCGAGCGCGTCGGAAGCGTCGGCCGCGCTGCGCGAGGAGGCGAAGGCGGAGGACGAGGACGTGAGCGAGGCGAACGATCCGTCGCTGGACTCGCCGGCGGTGGGCGGCGCGAAGAAGGATTTCTCCGCGGCGCTGCGCGGGGCGACCGAGAAGGCGAAGGGCGCGACGAAGGCCGCGTTCGGCGCCATCGGGCCGGCAGCCGCCGGGCTCGGGACGAAGGCGAAGGGCGCGATGTCGGGGCTCTTCGCGTCGATCCGGAAGCGGCGCGGGGCGGAGGCGGCCGAGCCGGAGGAAGCTCGCGCGACACGAAGGACGACGGCCGCGCCGCCGACGGGCGCGCTCCGCGCAGCAGGCAAGAGGCTCGTGCGCGACAAGGAGGAGGTCGAGACGACCGAGGCCACGCAGAAGCCGCGCTCGAGCACGAAGGCCGCGCTCATGGGAAGCGCGCTCGGGCTCGCGTCGGTGCTCGTGCTGGTGGGCGCGATCCGGCTGATCGGCGCGTGGCGTTCGCCGGACGCGGCGCCGCAAGGGACCGAGGCGAACGCGGCCGCAGCGACGGCAGCGCTGCCCGCGCCTACGGTCGCGAACACGGCGGCCGGAGATCCGAACGCCGTGCCGAGCGTGAACGTGCCGCTCTTCGGGGCGACGCCGCTCTCGACGACGGAGCCGGTGCCAGCGATGCCGACCGAGCCCGATGGAACGGTCGCAGAGGCGCCGCCCGAGGGAGGCGCCCAGCTCGCCGCAGCGGGAGACGAAGGGGAAGGCGAGGACGACGCCGAAGCGACGGAGACCCAAGGCGACGGCAAGCAGTTCGGCAAGGGCACGGTGCGGAGCCCGATCATGCTGCGGCTGAAGGTGGACGGGCCGATCGAGACGGTGAACGGCGCGTCGGGCGCGATGGGCTTCACGGTCTCGCTGCCGGGGCGGCGCGCGCTCTCGTCGGCGACGGAGCTCGCCCGGAAGGACAAGCGCATCGCCGCGATCAACGTGGTGAACACCGCCGCCGGCGCGGAGATCAGCCTGCAGTTCAAGGACGGCGTGCCGGCCTATCTCGCGAAGGCGAAGGGGAACCGGCTCGACATCGCGCTCGGCACCGACGCGAAGAAGAAGGTCGCGAAGGCAGGCGAGAGCAAGAAGAAGAAGAAGGGCACGCTCAAGAAGAAGGTCGCCGCCAAGAAGAAGGCCGGCGACAAGAAGAAGCCCTGA